The following is a genomic window from Opitutus sp. ER46.
ACCTCACCCCGCACCTGCGCTTCGACGCCCCAAACGTCGTCGCTGTGCGCGTCGACAACCGCTTTTTCAGCGATCCCCTCGATCCCGCCACCGCCGCTGAGATCGCCCGGCGCAACGGCACCGCCGCAAAACCGCGGCTCTCCTCCACCGCTAATCCCAATCTGCGCGACCTCAGCCAGCACGTGAACGCCCAAATTCCCGAAAACGTCGAGGACCTCCGGGCCGACCAGATTCCCTGGAACAACCCGCACTGGCACCCCGCGCACGGTGGGCTCTATCGCAATGTCCGGCTCATCGTCACCGATCCGCTCCACATCGATCTGCCGCTCTTCTCCTTCCTCCAGACCACCGGCCCCTACGCCTACGCGTCCGATATCTCCCCCGCCCGGGCCAACGTCACCGTCGAGGTGCCCGTCACCAACGGCCGCTCCGCTCCCGCCGACGCCGAGGTCGAAATCCAGGTCCACGACGCCGCCGGCCGGCTCGTCCTCACCGCCCGCGATTCGCGCCCGCTCCCCGCCGGCGGCTCTGCGGTTCTCCAACTCTCCGGCGTCATTGCCGAACCTCGGCTCTGGGAACCCGCCGATCCGCACGTCTACCGCGTCCATTGCGCGCTCGCCGTCGCCGGTCAGCCGGTCGACACCGCCGAGGTCCCGCTCGGCATCCGCACCGTCCGCTGGGATGCCGCCCAGGGGGTCTTCATCAACGGCCGCCACCTCAAGCTTCACGGCTGGGGTCAAAAGCCCACCGATGAGTGGCCGGGCCTCGGCGCTGCGTTGCCCAATTGGCTCCACGCCGAAACCCTCGCTCTCATGCAGCGCGCCGGCGGCAACTTCGTCCGCTGGGGCCACGCGGCCGCCGGCCCCGCCCAGATCGCCGCCGCCGACGCCCTCGGCCTCGTCACCCTCCAACCCGGCGTCGACGGCGAGTCCGACACGGTCCGCGCCGCGTGGACCCTCCGCGCCCAGGCGTTCCGCGATGTCCTGATCTACTTCCGCAACCACCCTTCGATCCTCATCTGGGAGGGCGGCAACCAGAAGGTGAGCCGCGAGCACGGTGCCGAGTTGCGCGCGCTGATGGACAAATACGACCCGCACGGCGGCCGCGCCTACGCCCATCGCCGCGCCGACCGCATCACGGCCGAGTTCATGGACGTCGGCATCGGCACCGAAGGCGGCCGCGAGATCGCCGATCTGCCCGTCGTGGAGGGCGAGTACGACCGCGAGGAATCGCCGCGCCGCGTCTGGGACAACGCCTCGCCCCCGAACTTCGGCTATCCCGAGGCCAAGGGCATGACCTACCAGCTCACCAGCGAGCAGTTCGCCGTTAACCAGATCACCCACTTCAAGAAGATCAGCCCGCCGGAGCATTGCGGCGGCGCGAACTGGATCTTCTCCGACTCCACCAGCGGCGGCCGCGTGCCCGCCGAGGTTGCCCGCGCGAGCGGTGAGGTCGACGGCGTCCGCCTGCCCAAGGAGGCCTACTTCGTATCCGCAGTCCTGTTTCGCGACGACCCGCAGGTCCACCTCATCGGACATTGGACCTATCCCGCCGGCACCCGGAAGAACATCTACGTGGCTGCCAACGCCGAGGAGGTCGAACTCCTCCTCAACGGGAAGTCCCTCGGCCGCGCCCAGCCCACCGACACGTTCCTCTTCACGTTCCCCAACGTGACCTTCGCTCCGGGCGAACTGAAAGCCGTCGCACGCCGCGGCGGGCAGATCGTGGCGACCCACGCGCTGCGCACCGCCGGCGCGCCGGTTGCCCTCCGGCTCACCGCGATCACCGCCCCCGGCGGCTGGCGCGCCGACGGCCAGGACATCGCGCTCGTCGATGTCGAGGCCGTCGACGCCGACGGTAACCGCTGCCCCACGTTCCAGCAGCGCGTCGACTTCACCACCACGGGTCCCGCCGTCTGGCGCGGTGGCTACAACAGCGGCAAGCAGGGATCGATCAACCACCCGTTCCTCGACCTCGAGTCCGGTATCAACCGCGTCGCCCTGCGCGCCACGCGCACTGCGGGCCCCGTGGTCCTCCAGGCGACCAGCGCCGGCTTGCGACCCGCCGAGATCGTCCTCGAGCCGCGCGCCTTCAGCGCGCCCGACGGCCTCACGGTCGAGCCACCTGCCACGCCCGCGTTCCCGCTGCCCGCCACCGCGCCTGCCCACCCTGAATTCGCCCCCGCTCCCGCGCTGCAGAAGCCCACCGCAAATGCCGCGCGGGCCAGTGCCGGCTCCGACACCCTCATCCGCCGTTTCGCCTACACCGGTCCCCACGCCGAAATCGTCCACGTCGAGCGCGGCGCGCGCGACGGCAAGATCGCGTATGTGGATCGCGACGCCACGTTCCGCGCGCTGCCCCAAGAACTAGTCGGCGCCGACTGGATCCAGGTCGCCCAGGCCGACACCGCTTACAGCGCGGTCGACTTGATCGAACTCGCCCTGCCCGCCGGCGTGGTCGTCACCATCGCGCACGACGCCGCGCTTCCTCGCCCAACCTGGCTCACCCAGCAGTTCCAGCCCACCGGCCACACGCTCGAACTCAACGGCCGACCCATGACGTTGTTCGCGCGGACAGTCGCCCAGGACGCCTCCCTCACGCTCGGCGCCAACACCGACGCCGCACCCGTCCCAGCCGCGAATATGTACCTGGTCTTCGTCCGTCGCGGGTCCGATCGCACCGCCGGGAGCCCCGGACACGACCTCCGGTAACGAGGGCTGGAGCTTGCCGCGCAGCTTTCGTTGCCCGCGTAAATATCCACCCGCACCGTCTCGCCCTGCCATGCTCGCCCTCCTGCTGTTCGCGCTCCTCCCCGGGTTTGACCTCGCCAGCCACGAGCGTCCCCGCCTCGTCGCCGCCGCCGATGCCGCGCTCCAGGCGGAGCCCCGCACGATCGTCGCCGCCCGCAACCCGCGCAGCGCCGGCGGGCCCCAGGACTTCTCCTCCGAGGGCGATTACTGGTGGCCCGACCCAAACAATCCCAACGGCCCGTACGTGCAGCGTGACGGCTTGACGAACCCCGACAACTTCGTCGCCCACCGTCAGCTTCTGCTCGCCTTCGCCCGCCACGTGGGTCACCTCACCGCCGCGTATCGCGCCACCGGCGACGAGCGCTACGCCGTCGGCGCCGTCCGCCACCTGCGTGCCTGGTTCGTCACGCCCACCACGCGCATGCATCCGCACCTGCGTTACGCCCAGGCAATCAAGGGCCTCAACACCGGCCGCAGCATCGGCGTCATCGACACGGTCCACCTCGCCGAGGTCGCCCTCGCCGTCGAGGCGCTCCGCGGCAGCAAGTCTCTGCCCGCTGCCGACGATGCCGCGATCACCGGCTGGTTCCGCGACTACCTGCACTGGCTCACGACCGACCGCTTCGGCCTCGAGGAGAGTGCCACGCGCAACAACCACGCCACCTGCGCCTGGCTTCAGCGCGCCTGCTTCGCCCGCCTCGTCGGCGACGCCACCGAACTCGCCGCCTGCCGCCGCGAGTTCAAGGAAGTCCTCCTCCCCCACCAGATGGCGGCTGACGGCAGCTTCCCCGAGGAGGTCCGCCGCACCAAGCCTTACGGCTACTCGATCTTCAACCTCGATGTCATGTGCGCCCTCGCCGTCGTGTGCTCGACGTCGGACGAGAACCTCATGACCTGGTCGCTGCCCGACGGCCGCAGCCTGGTTCGCGGCGTCACGTGGCTCGCGCCGTTCCTGGCCGACAAGCAACTCTGGCTCCGCACCGTCCGGCGCCCCGCCGGCCCCAAGGATCCGCCCGGTACGCCCGCGAAATTCGTGGCTCCCGACGTGATGTACTGGGACGCCTGGCCGATCCGCCAGCCGGCCCTGCTCTTCGGCGCCGTCGCCGCCGGCCGCCGCGACTGGCTCGCCCTCTGGCAGTCGCTCCCCGCCGATCCAACGATCGACGAGGTCATCCGCAACTACCCCATCCGCGAGCCCCTCCTCTGGCTCCCCCGCTAGCCCCAAGGCGCCCCATTCCCGCGCCGCGACTGTCCCCACCACTGTCACGTAATACCTGGATTCCTAAGTTGGACGGGCCGGGCGAGTTTGAATTGTGCGGGTGGGGGGAGGTCAGGGTGGAGCGGTGGCGAAGGCGGGATTCAACTTCGGCGAAGTTGAAAACTGTCGGGCGGAGATGCGTTCGAGCAAGGGTTTGCGCGCGGCGAGACCGCCCCAGGCCGTGGAGAGAAAGAGCACGAGTTTGTGACCGCAGCGGCCCGCGATCGCCCCGCAGGTGAAGAGGGATTGGCGGAGGGTGGCGGGCCGGCGTTGCACTTGGACGTGGGCCGGGGCGACGGTCTGGAGGAGGCTGAGCAGATTGAAGACAAAGGCGACGCTGCGGAAGGCCGCCTCGGTGGGAAAGAAGCGGTGCAGGCAGAAGTCATCGGCGCCGAGGTCTGCCTTGAGCTCGGAGAACCGAGGTTCGATGGCGGCGCGTTGGTCGTAGTGATGCCAGATCCAGGTGGCGGGTTCGCGGCGATTGGTGACGAAGACGCGGAAGTCGTAGCCGGGCACGTCGAGCAGGCGCGTGTAGTGAGGATCCGGGAGCCGGAAACGCACGACGACAAAGCGGCGGGGCTGGGACCACGTCGGCAGCTTGAAGGTGAACTCGCTGAGGGCGGTTTTGGCATCCAGGTCGGTCCACTGATCGAGGCCGTAGAGCTGCCGCTGGATCGTCTCCTTGCGGCGCACGACCACCACGTACGGCAGGGCGCGCTGCTCGAGGAACTCGAGGAGCTTTTGGTCGAAGAAGCCGCCGTCAGCGCGTACGCCGGCCAGCGTCCAGTGGGCCGGCACCGTGGCCAGGGCCTCGGAGAGGAACTCGATGGCGCCGCGGCAATCCGAGGCGTTGCCCGCGCGCAGCCACGCATGGAGGACCTGCACGGGCGGGCTGACGAACGCGAGCAGCGGCCGGTGCATGCGGCCCTTGGGCCGCGTGGGGTTGTGGCCGTGGGCGGCGCCCTCCTGCCGCCCGAACCGCTGGAAGGTCGTGGAATCCAGATCGAGCATGCAGGTGCGGGCCGGCTGCTGCGCGAAGAACCACCGCCAAAGTTGCGGGAAGAAACGGGCCACCTCCGCGGGCCCAAAGCGCTGGAAAAAGTTGCGGACCGTGTCGTCGCCCGGGAAACGCGGGACGCCGCACAGCCGCTGCAACGCCTGGTCGGCGCGCAGCAGCTGCAGGTGAGAAAACCGCCGGGCGCCAGTGACCACCGCCAGCCAGAAGGCCAGCATGATGTGCTCGGGCGCCGAGGCGTTGTTGGACCGATACTGGAACGGCAGAAACTGCCGCACCGCCTCGAGCACCCGCATCCGTTGCATCAACTCGAGCAGCACGACCAGCCCGCCGAACGGCGTCACCGCCCGCGTCGTCTCGCGCAAAACAACTTGGCCTCCATCAGCAATCCGCCGAGTCTCGTACTGCATCGTTCTGTTCCTCCGTTTGCGTTTTGTTCATCACCCAAACCCATAGCGGCCGGAACGGAATGATGCACCTTCTACTTCGGGATCCAGGTAATACGTGACACTTTTCCGCCGCGCGCTCGCGCTCCCAGTGTCACGTATTGCGTGACACCGCGCCACCCGTTCCGCCGTCGTTTTCCCTCTGTCCGCGCGCTCCGCCGCCGTGCCCAGTGTCACGTATTACGTGACACTTTTCCGACGGACGCCCGCCGCGAAGTGTCACGTAATACGTGACAGTGTATTGGTGATTCCATGACGCGATATCGCCCTTCCGACCTACGCGAGCGTGGCAAGGCGCGGCGGGAAGACGAAGGGCGCGGCGGCAGAAATCTTGATCTTTCGAAACTCCGGATGCGCGGGATTCAGCACATAGTTTTCCTCGAGCGGAATCAGTGCGCTCGGCACCGCGAGCACCGCCGTGCGGCCAGCCGCCAGCCACTCGGCGCCAAAACGCTGCGAGGCAGCGCCCACCGGCTCTGCCCTCCAGTCCGCCGGCAGATCCTTCGGTGACGGCCGCGCGATCGCCACGCCGTTCCAGTCGATTTCAAACTGCACGAATGTCATCGCAGGCGGGACAGGCTTCGGCAGGTGGACGAACTTCTCCAGCGCGGCCGTCGCCAGATTGCGGCTCGCATAGACGACCGCGGCTCCCGCGGGGTTCCAGCGCCCGCCCTCGAGCGCCGCCCCGCGCCCCGAGAACGAGTTCGTCGCCCACTTCGCGCGATCGATCCGCCAGGCGTCAGGCATACACGCCGTGGTCGATCCGCGTCAGCAGCTTCTCCACCTCGCGATAGCCCTGCGTGGTCTGCGCCAAGTCCATCGGCTTCGCTCCGCCCAGACCGACCTGCGGCGTGCGCAGCCACTCGCCCGCCGTCCCGCGATCTTCAAACACCTCCGCGGCACGGTTCAGCAGCGCGGCGTAGCGCGCGAGCATGTCCGACTCAAAATGCCCCAGCCGCGCCCGATCGGCCTTCTTGCGGTGGAATGTCGCCCGGCTCACACCGCACAGCGCCGCCATGGCCTCGACCTTCAGGCCGAGCGAGGACGCCACCTGGTCCAGCAGGCTCACGGGCAGCCCCTTCTCGATCATGGCATGCAACTCGAGCGGGTTGCCCAGCGCGGCGGTGAACGCGTCGTGTCTCATTTGCGACATTCATCGTCGCAACTGAGACCGCTGTCAAGCCCCCCCTCCGGAGCTTTCTCTTACTCTTCCTCTTTCTCTTACTCTCAACGGATTGAGGGATTGAGGGATTGAGGGATTGAGGGATTGAGGGATTGAGGGACCGCCAGTTGCTTCCCCACTCTCACGCTCACTCTCACTCCGAAGGTCGTTCTCGTCACGGAGTGCACGGAGGCCGGAAGAGGTCACCGAGGAAAACCAGCACGATGCCGGTTCTCCCTCCGTGCCCCTCCTCCGACCTCTGTGCCCTCCGTGTCCCGCCTAGAGGGATTGAGGCCCCTGCTCCGCTGGCTGCGCGCTCGGCCCGCAAGCACCTCGTCGCCCAATCGTTACAGTCGCGACGTTGCCTGCGCGCATTCCGACCGCCATCCCCCAAGTCCATGGACTGCATGACCGAATCCGCCGCGGCGGTGCGCAAGCACGGCCGCAGCCTGCGTGTCGCCGTGTGTGTCGACACGCGGGATGGACCGGGACGCGAACGCTTGCGCGGGTTGTACGACTACGCCACGCCCCGCGCGTGGCGGCTCTTTCACCTGCGCACGGACGAGCCTTCGCTCCTTGAACAGGTCGTTTCAGGCCAGGTGGACGGTGCGGTGCTCTACGATCGGGACCCCACCGTCCACCGCTATCTTCAACGCGCCGGCATTCCCTGCGTCGAAACCGGCAGCCGCAACCTGGAGTTCGACGACGGGGCCGTGCACGTCGATGACGGCGAACTCACCGCGCACGCCGTGCGGCACCTGACGGCGGCCGGCTTCGAACACCTCGCGTACTGCGGTTACGGGCCGAACGCCGTGTCCGAGCGCCGCGCCCGCGAATTCACCGCGCGGGCGGAAGCGGACGGCCGCTCCGCCCAGGTGTTCGCCGACGGCCAGCCCTCCGGCGGCCACGCCCTCGAACCGCTCATCGCCTGGCTCCGCCAACTTCCCCGCCCCACCGGCGTGCTCGCCTTCGACGACAAGATGGCCGAGCGGGTGCTCGCGGCGTGCCGGTGGGCCGACCTCCGCGTCCCCGATGACCTGGGCGTGCTCGGCATCGGCAACGACGAACTCATCTGCGAACTCGCCACGCCCTGGCTCTCGAGCGTCGCCCTGCCGACGCGCGAAATCGGGCGTCGCGCGGCCGAGATCCTCGAAGGCATCCTCGACGGCCACCGGCCCGCGCCCATCCGGCTGCCACTGCCGCCGCTGGAGGTGATCTCGCGCGCATCCACCGAGCGCCACGTTGCCCGCCATCCCGCCGTCGCTCGAGCAGTCGCCTATATTCGGGCCGAGCACCACCGGCCCATCGGACTCAAGGAAATCGCCTCCGCCTTGGGCGTCGCCCGACGCACTCTCGAGCGGCGCTTCGCCGCCGAGATGAACATGACGCCCCACGACTTCCTCGTTCAAACCCGGCTTCAACGAGCGAAGCGCCTCCTGCGTGGCCCCGCGCCAGTCGTCGCCGACGTGGCGCGCGAGTGCGGCTACCAATGCAGTTCAGCCTTCATCCGCATGTTCGAACGCCAGGTCGGCTACTCGCCCGAAGCATTTCGGCGCCGGATGGCGGCCGCCTGCCCCCCCGGCGGCACCTCGGTCAGAGCGGTTCCAAGCGCAGGAGGACGTAGGTGCCGTCGTTGACGAGCACCTTCGCACCGCGCGCGCGGCGCTGGAGATCGGCCAGGAACACGAGTGCACGCGACGCCGTGAGCCGGTCAATGGGCACGCCCGACTCCGCGGCGCGCTGGAGCTCAGGCCCCGGTCGCACCGCGAATCCACGGTGCTCCAGCAACACGTAATGCGCGCCTTCGGGCCAACGCGTCCAACGCTGGCTTAGTCCCGCCGGGTCGGTCTGAAAGATCGGGTTCCGGCGGTAATCCAAGAGGAAGGGTGTGGAGACCCACGCCACCAGCGGTTCGCCCGCGGGCAGCATCTCCTGCAACCAGTCGAGCCGCGCCCGGGTAGTCGGACGAAAGACCGCGCGGTTGTACGCGAGGTAATCGCTCCGCTCCGCCGGCGTGGCCTGCGCCAAGAACACCAGGGGCAGGCGCTCGCGCCACCACTGCGATGGACGTTGCACGGTCGACGGCAAAAAGCCCCAAACGACGACGCCCGCCACGCCGACGGCGGCCACCGCGTGCCACCGTCCCGTGCCCGCAGATGTCTCCGACTCGAGCAGCCGCAGTCCGCACGGCAATGCCGCCAGCAGCAGCGGAACCGCGTAGCGCGTAGCGCCAAACGGGCCGAACACCGCGGGCGCGCCCGCCTCCATCATCAACAGATAGACGACGCTCGCCGTCACCCCAGCCGAGATCACTCCGGCGAGGGCGGGACGATTCGGATCTCGGCCGCGCCACATCGCAAACCCGCCCGCAACGGCCACCACGCCGGCCACGAGCGCCACCAGCGTGTAGGCCCGTTGCGTCGTGCCGTAGTCCGATACCTGGCCCGAGAATAGGCCGACCTCCAGCGTCGGCCCCGGCGGGATCACCGGTGCGCCGCCGGAATGCAGATACAGCGGCGCGTGCAGCACGACCCATGGCATCAATCCGACCACCGCCCCCGCAAGCGACCAGGCCACGCTCGCCCACCGCGGCGCTCCCCACTCCGTGCGCAGGAGCGCGAGGCAGCCGACGTGCACGACCGCGAAGACGCCGAAGGTCGGCTTGAGGGCCACCAGCGCCGCGTAAACCAATCCGAGCAGTTGCCACGCCAGCGGCCGCGCCTTGGCCTCCTCCAGCGCCACACCGAGCAGGATCGCGGTCGCCATCAACGCCACGCCGCTGAAGAGCGCGGACACGTTCACGATCAGCGGATCGACCGCGAGGAAGATGACCATCGCCGCCACCGCGCCCACACCCCAGCCGCGAACCGGCCGGCCCCAGCCCACCAGCCCGAGACAGAGCAGCAGGCCGAACCAGGTATCCAACGCCCCGAGGTACGTGAGCGGAAAATGCGCCGCGACGAATCCATGTAGGAACGCCTGCGCGCCGAGCGTCTCCGCCCCGAGCGAGCTCAGCGGATTCACCCCGAGCGTGCCCGTCGCGAGCATCCGCACGGGCAGCGCGAAGTACTTCTCCAGGTCGTCGTGCACGTTGTACGCGGCGGGCGGAACGAGGCTGTGCGCGACCAATCCGGCGACCGCGAGCCAGATCACGCCGACGACGATCGCGCCGGGGGTAAACCGCCACGACCGCCATCGGCGTCCCGCGACGCACTCCGCGAACGCCGCCGCGACGCCCACCACCAATACCACGTCGAGCGCCCAGGGCCGGGCGATCCGCGCCAGGTTGAACACGCCGCCGACTCCGATCACCGCCGCCAAGCCCACCCCGGCCGTAAGCGGCCCGGTCAACTCCGGCGCGCGTATCAGGCGTCTGACAACGCGCCCCCATCCCCACAGCGCGATCGCGGCGATACCGAGGCAGGCAAAGGGAATGAGCAGCGGTTGCACCGGACGAGGCAGCGATCCCGGGCGGTTTGGCGATCAGCGCTCCGCGATCCAGACGAAACTCTCGCCCTGCGGGCGAACGTGGCCGAGTCCGGGGAACGGGAAGTGCACCGCATAGATGCGCACGCCGTTCTCCGCCGCCTTTTGCAGCAGCGCGCGGCGCTGGGTTTTGCCCGCGGCGGCGTCCACGTCGAACGCGATCGTCCAGTCGGGCCGCTGCACCGAGATGATCGAATGATGCGCCGCATCGCCGATGTAGAACAGCCGCTCGCCCTGCGAGACGATCTCCGCCCCGACATGCCCGGGCGTGTGCCCGCCGAGGTCCACGGTCGTGATCTCCGGCGCGATCTTCTCGCCCGGGCGGAACGTCGCCACCTTTGGCGTGATCGCCGCGACGAGGGCGGCGTTGGCCGGACGTTGCCGGATCCACGCCCACTCGGCCGCCGCGAGGCGGATGGTCGCGTTGGCAAACGCCAGCTTGCCGTCGGCGTCGAGCAACCCGCCGAGGTGGTCGTCATGCCCGTGCGAAATGAAGATATCGGTCACGTCCTCGGGATTGATTCCCGCCGCCCGCAACGACGCCGGCAGCTGGCCGGCCACCGCCCAGTCCGCCTTGCCGGCGCCGGTGTCGAACAACACGACGCGCTTTCCGGCCCGCACGAGCAGCGGCTGCAGGCTGAACTCGACCTTGTCGGTGGGCAGCCCCGCGGTCTGCAACAGCGCCGCGACCTTGGCAGGCGGTTCGCCGACCCCGACGACCGTGCCGTCGTTTGGCATCGTGATGCTGCCATCGCGCAGCGCGAACGCATCGAGCGCGCCGATCTTGAAACGATGAACGTCACCCTTCGGCGCGCCCTCCGACGCACTCACCGGCAGCACAGCCCAGAACAGGGCTGCGAGACCCACAGGAACAACCCAGCGCAGCAGTTTCATAGCCGCGATCGTGCGCGTAAGCGCATCCTGCGCAAGTGCCCGTCCCGCACAGCTTCGCACCAGTCCGCGCGCTACACCCAGCCCGAATATTCCGGACCTCCCCAGTTCCCCCGCGTACGCTTTCCATTTTTGCGCCAGCAAAAATGGCGGAGAGGGAGGGATTCGAACCCCCGGTGAGCTTGCACCCACAGCGGTTTTCAAGACCGCCGCAATAGACCACTCTGCCACCTCTCCGTGGCGCCGACTTGTGTGGCCAGAGAGATACGAGGCGCCCCACCCCGCGCAAGCCGATTAACCGCCGATCGTCTCCGACGACGCCACTTCAGCTCCGCAGCGATGCAAACAGGAGCATCACACACAGGATTGTTGGGCAAACGGCGAGCAGCGCGCCGACGATCCACAGCGCCAAGCGCTCGACGGTGAAGCCCGGCACGACGCACGATTCATGCGGATTCTCGGGACAATAGTAGATCGGAACACGACCACCCTCGCCATATGGGAACTTCGCCTGCATCCCCTCCAGGCTCCTGGCCGACCGGGTCTTGTGGTCGCCCCAGTACGTTTCAGATCCGAGGCGATATCGATACCGCACATACCAACGCCACCGGTTCGACGGGCCGTCGTTTAGGTACCTCGCTCGTAGAACCGTCATCGACGTGATCTCGGCGTCCGTCTGCGGCCAACGACGCGACCTGAACGCGACCGAGACTGCGGGCGCCCCCCTCTTGAAAGCCAGCCACGCGAACGCCCAGAAAGGGAGCGGCATCAGCGCCACAGTCCACAACGCGCCAGAAGTCATTTGAGAGCGCCTAGTTGGCCGCGTAACTGACCTTGCGACAAGCCCGAACCCGGCGGGCCGCGCCGTCGCGGCGACCGGCGAGATCGCCAATGACGGATGTTGCCGGCGGGGCGTGCGACGGTATTCGGTGAAGGCCTCCATGGAACGAGCAAGCCACCGCGCCAACACCCACGCCTGGATCGAGGTCGTCACCTCGGCCATCCATGGGCGCGGTGTGCGCGCCGCACGGGAGATTCCCGCCGGCACGCGGATCATCGAATACACGGGTGAGCGCATCACCAAGGCGGAGGCGCGGCGCCGCGAGGAAGCCCGCCTGCGACGCGCCGAACGCGGCGGCGACGGCAGCGTGTACATCTTCAACCTCAACCAGCGCTACGACCTCGACGGCCGCACCCGGCGCAATCCCGCACGGCTCATCAACCATTCCTGCGCGCCGAACTGCGAGTCCCAGACCGTGCGCGGCCACATCTGGATCGTCGCCCGCCGCGACATCCCCGCCGGCGAGGAACTCACCTTCGATTACGGCTTCCCGCTCGCCGAATGGTCCCTCCACCCCTGCCGCTGCGGCACCCCGCGCTGCCCGGGCTACATCGTCAGTGGCTGGCAACGCTGGCGCCTGCGCCGGCTGCTCCGCGCGAGCCGCCGCGGCACCGCCAAAAAATCGCCCGCGAAACGTTAGCGTCCCAA
Proteins encoded in this region:
- a CDS encoding sugar-binding domain-containing protein, giving the protein MRPPSLARFVAALFSASLVALTSTGTPTPASAPVPAATRLTLNFNPDWRFLQADAPGAEAPAFDDRAWVLVSAPHTFNDVDTFDNWSTPGHRGEQLQWSGLSWYRKSFTAPAAWMGRRVVIEFEAVRQIAEVFCNGHRLGAARSGFTPFGFDLTPHLRFDAPNVVAVRVDNRFFSDPLDPATAAEIARRNGTAAKPRLSSTANPNLRDLSQHVNAQIPENVEDLRADQIPWNNPHWHPAHGGLYRNVRLIVTDPLHIDLPLFSFLQTTGPYAYASDISPARANVTVEVPVTNGRSAPADAEVEIQVHDAAGRLVLTARDSRPLPAGGSAVLQLSGVIAEPRLWEPADPHVYRVHCALAVAGQPVDTAEVPLGIRTVRWDAAQGVFINGRHLKLHGWGQKPTDEWPGLGAALPNWLHAETLALMQRAGGNFVRWGHAAAGPAQIAAADALGLVTLQPGVDGESDTVRAAWTLRAQAFRDVLIYFRNHPSILIWEGGNQKVSREHGAELRALMDKYDPHGGRAYAHRRADRITAEFMDVGIGTEGGREIADLPVVEGEYDREESPRRVWDNASPPNFGYPEAKGMTYQLTSEQFAVNQITHFKKISPPEHCGGANWIFSDSTSGGRVPAEVARASGEVDGVRLPKEAYFVSAVLFRDDPQVHLIGHWTYPAGTRKNIYVAANAEEVELLLNGKSLGRAQPTDTFLFTFPNVTFAPGELKAVARRGGQIVATHALRTAGAPVALRLTAITAPGGWRADGQDIALVDVEAVDADGNRCPTFQQRVDFTTTGPAVWRGGYNSGKQGSINHPFLDLESGINRVALRATRTAGPVVLQATSAGLRPAEIVLEPRAFSAPDGLTVEPPATPAFPLPATAPAHPEFAPAPALQKPTANAARASAGSDTLIRRFAYTGPHAEIVHVERGARDGKIAYVDRDATFRALPQELVGADWIQVAQADTAYSAVDLIELALPAGVVVTIAHDAALPRPTWLTQQFQPTGHTLELNGRPMTLFARTVAQDASLTLGANTDAAPVPAANMYLVFVRRGSDRTAGSPGHDLR
- a CDS encoding alginate lyase family protein — encoded protein: MLALLLFALLPGFDLASHERPRLVAAADAALQAEPRTIVAARNPRSAGGPQDFSSEGDYWWPDPNNPNGPYVQRDGLTNPDNFVAHRQLLLAFARHVGHLTAAYRATGDERYAVGAVRHLRAWFVTPTTRMHPHLRYAQAIKGLNTGRSIGVIDTVHLAEVALAVEALRGSKSLPAADDAAITGWFRDYLHWLTTDRFGLEESATRNNHATCAWLQRACFARLVGDATELAACRREFKEVLLPHQMAADGSFPEEVRRTKPYGYSIFNLDVMCALAVVCSTSDENLMTWSLPDGRSLVRGVTWLAPFLADKQLWLRTVRRPAGPKDPPGTPAKFVAPDVMYWDAWPIRQPALLFGAVAAGRRDWLALWQSLPADPTIDEVIRNYPIREPLLWLPR
- a CDS encoding IS1380 family transposase, whose amino-acid sequence is MQYETRRIADGGQVVLRETTRAVTPFGGLVVLLELMQRMRVLEAVRQFLPFQYRSNNASAPEHIMLAFWLAVVTGARRFSHLQLLRADQALQRLCGVPRFPGDDTVRNFFQRFGPAEVARFFPQLWRWFFAQQPARTCMLDLDSTTFQRFGRQEGAAHGHNPTRPKGRMHRPLLAFVSPPVQVLHAWLRAGNASDCRGAIEFLSEALATVPAHWTLAGVRADGGFFDQKLLEFLEQRALPYVVVVRRKETIQRQLYGLDQWTDLDAKTALSEFTFKLPTWSQPRRFVVVRFRLPDPHYTRLLDVPGYDFRVFVTNRREPATWIWHHYDQRAAIEPRFSELKADLGADDFCLHRFFPTEAAFRSVAFVFNLLSLLQTVAPAHVQVQRRPATLRQSLFTCGAIAGRCGHKLVLFLSTAWGGLAARKPLLERISARQFSTSPKLNPAFATAPP
- a CDS encoding RES family NAD+ phosphorylase produces the protein MPDAWRIDRAKWATNSFSGRGAALEGGRWNPAGAAVVYASRNLATAALEKFVHLPKPVPPAMTFVQFEIDWNGVAIARPSPKDLPADWRAEPVGAASQRFGAEWLAAGRTAVLAVPSALIPLEENYVLNPAHPEFRKIKISAAAPFVFPPRLATLA
- a CDS encoding antitoxin Xre/MbcA/ParS toxin-binding domain-containing protein codes for the protein MRHDAFTAALGNPLELHAMIEKGLPVSLLDQVASSLGLKVEAMAALCGVSRATFHRKKADRARLGHFESDMLARYAALLNRAAEVFEDRGTAGEWLRTPQVGLGGAKPMDLAQTTQGYREVEKLLTRIDHGVYA
- a CDS encoding substrate-binding domain-containing protein; the encoded protein is MTESAAAVRKHGRSLRVAVCVDTRDGPGRERLRGLYDYATPRAWRLFHLRTDEPSLLEQVVSGQVDGAVLYDRDPTVHRYLQRAGIPCVETGSRNLEFDDGAVHVDDGELTAHAVRHLTAAGFEHLAYCGYGPNAVSERRAREFTARAEADGRSAQVFADGQPSGGHALEPLIAWLRQLPRPTGVLAFDDKMAERVLAACRWADLRVPDDLGVLGIGNDELICELATPWLSSVALPTREIGRRAAEILEGILDGHRPAPIRLPLPPLEVISRASTERHVARHPAVARAVAYIRAEHHRPIGLKEIASALGVARRTLERRFAAEMNMTPHDFLVQTRLQRAKRLLRGPAPVVADVARECGYQCSSAFIRMFERQVGYSPEAFRRRMAAACPPGGTSVRAVPSAGGRRCRR
- a CDS encoding MBL fold metallo-hydrolase; this translates as MKLLRWVVPVGLAALFWAVLPVSASEGAPKGDVHRFKIGALDAFALRDGSITMPNDGTVVGVGEPPAKVAALLQTAGLPTDKVEFSLQPLLVRAGKRVVLFDTGAGKADWAVAGQLPASLRAAGINPEDVTDIFISHGHDDHLGGLLDADGKLAFANATIRLAAAEWAWIRQRPANAALVAAITPKVATFRPGEKIAPEITTVDLGGHTPGHVGAEIVSQGERLFYIGDAAHHSIISVQRPDWTIAFDVDAAAGKTQRRALLQKAAENGVRIYAVHFPFPGLGHVRPQGESFVWIAER